A DNA window from Sylvia atricapilla isolate bSylAtr1 chromosome 6, bSylAtr1.pri, whole genome shotgun sequence contains the following coding sequences:
- the TRMT5 gene encoding tRNA (guanine(37)-N1)-methyltransferase isoform X1 yields MRGRGLGLRRGKLSLDIRRNFVTERVIRHWNDVQQSGGVTVLEVFGKDWARRPVPRWTLWRLGYCARLLKTNHFRTAASNTSFPAVWMLLAQHSGRIPGLFVVVKKNTYFTMPETVEDKTNPELYVPHPGVRGMTLLNREAFKRTVVVPALKVKKEIVHSVLKSLKQSVLQRPGLKRVVEDPEDEDSRFVILDPHKVPEFSLGESEQQVLKQLSVHPEVSKYQLELTYENFKSEEILRAVLPEGQDVTSGFSRVGHIAHLNLRDHQLPYRHLIGQVIMDKNPGITCVVNKTNIIDSTYRNFEMEVLAGENNLVTKVKENNISYELDFSKVYWNPRLSTEHGRIVGLLKAGDVLFDVFAGVGPFAIPAAKRKCRVFANDLNPESYSWLLHNCKLNKVDTKVKAFNMDGRDFLRGPVREELSRELPLLKEDQKTAFHIVMNLPALAVEFLDVFRHLLVGEPCSPAGLPTVHCYGFSKHSDPARDIQERAEAMLGTSLAGRCSAFLVRNVAPNKEMLCLSFQIPADVLYKRPCPEEAKPASKRLCTSQDSSEEKVLS; encoded by the exons ATGAGAGGACGTGGCCTCGGGTTGCGCCGTGGGAAGCTTAGTTTGgacattaggaggaatttcGTCACAGAAAGGGTGATCAGACATTGGAACGATGTCCAGcaaagtggtggagtcactgtcctgGAGGTGTTTGGGAAAGATTGGGCGAGGCGCCCCGTGCCGCGGTG GACTTTGTGGAGATTGGGATACTGTGCCAGACTACTGAAAACTAATCATTTTAGGACAGCTGCATCAAATACATCATTTCCAGCAGTTTGGATGCTGTTGGCACAACATTCTGGCAGAATACCTGGGCTCTTTGtagtagttaaaaaaaacacttaCTTCACAATGCCTGAAACTGTGGAGGATAAAACTAATCCAGAACTGTATGTGCCACATCCTGGAGTGCGTGGGATGACACTGCTCAACAGAGAGGCTTTCAAAAGGACAGTGGTTGTTCCAGCTCTTAAAGTCAAGAAGGAAATTGTGCACAGTGTGCTGAAGTCCCTAAAACAATCGGTGCTGCAGCGTCCCGGCCTCAAGCGGGTGGTGGAGGATCCAGAGGATGAGGACAGTAGATTTGTTATCCTGGATCCTCATAAAGTACCAGAATTCTCATTAGGAGAGTCAGAGCAACAGGTCCTGAAACAGCTCAGTGTCCACCCTGAGGTGTCCAAGTACCAGCTGGAGCTGACCTATGAGAATTTCAAGTCGGAGGAGATCCTGCGAGCTGTCCTTCCCGAAGGTCAGGATGTCACCTCTGGGTTCAGCCGTGTTGGCCACATTGCTCATTTGAATCTCAGGGATCACCAGCTGCCCTACAGACACTTGATTG GCCAAGTTATAATGGACAAGAATCCAGGAATCACCTGTGTAGTGAATAAAACCAATATTATTGACAGCACATACAGGAATTTTGAAATGGAAGTGCTTGCTGGAGAGAACAACCTGGTGACCAAG gtcaaagaaaacaacatttccTATGAGCTGGACTTTTCCAAAGTGTACTGGAACCCACGGCTGTCCACAGAGCACGGCCGCATCGTGGGGCTGCTGAAGGCCGGCGACGTTCTCTTCGACGTCTTCGCCGGGGTCGGGCCTTTCGCCATCCCGGCAGCCAAGAGGAAGTGCCGAGTGTTTGCCAACGACCTCAACCCCGAGTCCTACTCCTGGCTCCTGCACAACTGCAAGCTCAACAAAGTGGACACCAAGGTAAAGGCGTTCAACATGGACGGCAGGGACTTCCTGCGGGGGCCCGTgagggaagagctcagcagagagctCCCGCTCCTGAAGGAGGATCAGAAAACCGCTTTCCACATAGTGATGAATTtgccagctctggctgtggagTTTCTGGATGTTTTCAGGCATCTCTTGGTCGgggagccctgcagccctgctggcctTCCCACTGTGCACTGCTATGGGTTCTCCAAACACAGCGACCCAGCCAGAGACATCCAGGAGCGAGCGGAAGCTATGCTGGGAACCTCCTTGGCTGGACGCTGCTCCGCTTTCCTGGTCAGGAACGTGGCGCCCAACAAGGAGATGCTGTGCCTCAGCTTCCAGATCCCAGCAGATGTGCTCTACAAGAGGCCCTGCCCTGAGGAAG CAAAACCAGCCTCGAAACGTCTTTGTACCAGCCAAGATTCTTCAGAAGAGAAGGTACTGAGTTGA
- the TRMT5 gene encoding tRNA (guanine(37)-N1)-methyltransferase isoform X3: MRTLWRLGYCARLLKTNHFRTAASNTSFPAVWMLLAQHSGRIPGLFVVVKKNTYFTMPETVEDKTNPELYVPHPGVRGMTLLNREAFKRTVVVPALKVKKEIVHSVLKSLKQSVLQRPGLKRVVEDPEDEDSRFVILDPHKVPEFSLGESEQQVLKQLSVHPEVSKYQLELTYENFKSEEILRAVLPEGQDVTSGFSRVGHIAHLNLRDHQLPYRHLIGQVIMDKNPGITCVVNKTNIIDSTYRNFEMEVLAGENNLVTKVKENNISYELDFSKVYWNPRLSTEHGRIVGLLKAGDVLFDVFAGVGPFAIPAAKRKCRVFANDLNPESYSWLLHNCKLNKVDTKVKAFNMDGRDFLRGPVREELSRELPLLKEDQKTAFHIVMNLPALAVEFLDVFRHLLVGEPCSPAGLPTVHCYGFSKHSDPARDIQERAEAMLGTSLAGRCSAFLVRNVAPNKEMLCLSFQIPADVLYKRPCPEEAKPASKRLCTSQDSSEEKVLS; the protein is encoded by the exons ATGAG GACTTTGTGGAGATTGGGATACTGTGCCAGACTACTGAAAACTAATCATTTTAGGACAGCTGCATCAAATACATCATTTCCAGCAGTTTGGATGCTGTTGGCACAACATTCTGGCAGAATACCTGGGCTCTTTGtagtagttaaaaaaaacacttaCTTCACAATGCCTGAAACTGTGGAGGATAAAACTAATCCAGAACTGTATGTGCCACATCCTGGAGTGCGTGGGATGACACTGCTCAACAGAGAGGCTTTCAAAAGGACAGTGGTTGTTCCAGCTCTTAAAGTCAAGAAGGAAATTGTGCACAGTGTGCTGAAGTCCCTAAAACAATCGGTGCTGCAGCGTCCCGGCCTCAAGCGGGTGGTGGAGGATCCAGAGGATGAGGACAGTAGATTTGTTATCCTGGATCCTCATAAAGTACCAGAATTCTCATTAGGAGAGTCAGAGCAACAGGTCCTGAAACAGCTCAGTGTCCACCCTGAGGTGTCCAAGTACCAGCTGGAGCTGACCTATGAGAATTTCAAGTCGGAGGAGATCCTGCGAGCTGTCCTTCCCGAAGGTCAGGATGTCACCTCTGGGTTCAGCCGTGTTGGCCACATTGCTCATTTGAATCTCAGGGATCACCAGCTGCCCTACAGACACTTGATTG GCCAAGTTATAATGGACAAGAATCCAGGAATCACCTGTGTAGTGAATAAAACCAATATTATTGACAGCACATACAGGAATTTTGAAATGGAAGTGCTTGCTGGAGAGAACAACCTGGTGACCAAG gtcaaagaaaacaacatttccTATGAGCTGGACTTTTCCAAAGTGTACTGGAACCCACGGCTGTCCACAGAGCACGGCCGCATCGTGGGGCTGCTGAAGGCCGGCGACGTTCTCTTCGACGTCTTCGCCGGGGTCGGGCCTTTCGCCATCCCGGCAGCCAAGAGGAAGTGCCGAGTGTTTGCCAACGACCTCAACCCCGAGTCCTACTCCTGGCTCCTGCACAACTGCAAGCTCAACAAAGTGGACACCAAGGTAAAGGCGTTCAACATGGACGGCAGGGACTTCCTGCGGGGGCCCGTgagggaagagctcagcagagagctCCCGCTCCTGAAGGAGGATCAGAAAACCGCTTTCCACATAGTGATGAATTtgccagctctggctgtggagTTTCTGGATGTTTTCAGGCATCTCTTGGTCGgggagccctgcagccctgctggcctTCCCACTGTGCACTGCTATGGGTTCTCCAAACACAGCGACCCAGCCAGAGACATCCAGGAGCGAGCGGAAGCTATGCTGGGAACCTCCTTGGCTGGACGCTGCTCCGCTTTCCTGGTCAGGAACGTGGCGCCCAACAAGGAGATGCTGTGCCTCAGCTTCCAGATCCCAGCAGATGTGCTCTACAAGAGGCCCTGCCCTGAGGAAG CAAAACCAGCCTCGAAACGTCTTTGTACCAGCCAAGATTCTTCAGAAGAGAAGGTACTGAGTTGA
- the TRMT5 gene encoding tRNA (guanine(37)-N1)-methyltransferase isoform X2, protein MIPQVFSSQFNSLTLRTTPPVSTPRKSTGMLRPLDEGFLLCSRREECSVSSCRRTLWRLGYCARLLKTNHFRTAASNTSFPAVWMLLAQHSGRIPGLFVVVKKNTYFTMPETVEDKTNPELYVPHPGVRGMTLLNREAFKRTVVVPALKVKKEIVHSVLKSLKQSVLQRPGLKRVVEDPEDEDSRFVILDPHKVPEFSLGESEQQVLKQLSVHPEVSKYQLELTYENFKSEEILRAVLPEGQDVTSGFSRVGHIAHLNLRDHQLPYRHLIGQVIMDKNPGITCVVNKTNIIDSTYRNFEMEVLAGENNLVTKVKENNISYELDFSKVYWNPRLSTEHGRIVGLLKAGDVLFDVFAGVGPFAIPAAKRKCRVFANDLNPESYSWLLHNCKLNKVDTKVKAFNMDGRDFLRGPVREELSRELPLLKEDQKTAFHIVMNLPALAVEFLDVFRHLLVGEPCSPAGLPTVHCYGFSKHSDPARDIQERAEAMLGTSLAGRCSAFLVRNVAPNKEMLCLSFQIPADVLYKRPCPEEAKPASKRLCTSQDSSEEKVLS, encoded by the exons ATGATCCCACAAGTCTTTTCCAGCCAGTTCAATTCTCTGACTCTGAGAACCACGCCACCCGTTTCCACCCCCAGGAAAAGCACGGGGATGCTCAGGCCTCTGGATGAGGGATTTCTCCTGTGCAGCAGACGTGAGGAATGCAGTGTGTCTTCCTGCAGGAG GACTTTGTGGAGATTGGGATACTGTGCCAGACTACTGAAAACTAATCATTTTAGGACAGCTGCATCAAATACATCATTTCCAGCAGTTTGGATGCTGTTGGCACAACATTCTGGCAGAATACCTGGGCTCTTTGtagtagttaaaaaaaacacttaCTTCACAATGCCTGAAACTGTGGAGGATAAAACTAATCCAGAACTGTATGTGCCACATCCTGGAGTGCGTGGGATGACACTGCTCAACAGAGAGGCTTTCAAAAGGACAGTGGTTGTTCCAGCTCTTAAAGTCAAGAAGGAAATTGTGCACAGTGTGCTGAAGTCCCTAAAACAATCGGTGCTGCAGCGTCCCGGCCTCAAGCGGGTGGTGGAGGATCCAGAGGATGAGGACAGTAGATTTGTTATCCTGGATCCTCATAAAGTACCAGAATTCTCATTAGGAGAGTCAGAGCAACAGGTCCTGAAACAGCTCAGTGTCCACCCTGAGGTGTCCAAGTACCAGCTGGAGCTGACCTATGAGAATTTCAAGTCGGAGGAGATCCTGCGAGCTGTCCTTCCCGAAGGTCAGGATGTCACCTCTGGGTTCAGCCGTGTTGGCCACATTGCTCATTTGAATCTCAGGGATCACCAGCTGCCCTACAGACACTTGATTG GCCAAGTTATAATGGACAAGAATCCAGGAATCACCTGTGTAGTGAATAAAACCAATATTATTGACAGCACATACAGGAATTTTGAAATGGAAGTGCTTGCTGGAGAGAACAACCTGGTGACCAAG gtcaaagaaaacaacatttccTATGAGCTGGACTTTTCCAAAGTGTACTGGAACCCACGGCTGTCCACAGAGCACGGCCGCATCGTGGGGCTGCTGAAGGCCGGCGACGTTCTCTTCGACGTCTTCGCCGGGGTCGGGCCTTTCGCCATCCCGGCAGCCAAGAGGAAGTGCCGAGTGTTTGCCAACGACCTCAACCCCGAGTCCTACTCCTGGCTCCTGCACAACTGCAAGCTCAACAAAGTGGACACCAAGGTAAAGGCGTTCAACATGGACGGCAGGGACTTCCTGCGGGGGCCCGTgagggaagagctcagcagagagctCCCGCTCCTGAAGGAGGATCAGAAAACCGCTTTCCACATAGTGATGAATTtgccagctctggctgtggagTTTCTGGATGTTTTCAGGCATCTCTTGGTCGgggagccctgcagccctgctggcctTCCCACTGTGCACTGCTATGGGTTCTCCAAACACAGCGACCCAGCCAGAGACATCCAGGAGCGAGCGGAAGCTATGCTGGGAACCTCCTTGGCTGGACGCTGCTCCGCTTTCCTGGTCAGGAACGTGGCGCCCAACAAGGAGATGCTGTGCCTCAGCTTCCAGATCCCAGCAGATGTGCTCTACAAGAGGCCCTGCCCTGAGGAAG CAAAACCAGCCTCGAAACGTCTTTGTACCAGCCAAGATTCTTCAGAAGAGAAGGTACTGAGTTGA